AGTTTTTATTGATGCTGTTTCTTATGTAGAAGGCGAAAGAAAAACTGAAGTTGGAATTGAAATACACTCTGGAAGAAACAGAATTGTTCGTAAAATATTTGAAAGCTTAGGATATGCCGTAACAAAACTAGACCGTGTTGTTTTTGCTGGTATGACTAAACGTAATTTACCTCGTGGTAGATGGCGTGAGTTAACCGATCAAGAAGTTAACACATTAAAAATGTTATAAATAAAAAAATCCCGAGTTTTAAACTCGGGATTTTATATTTACTTCTTTTCTTTTTTATGATCATCTTGTACTTCTTCATCTCTATACTTACAACATCCATGTAAATTATCATAAGCTAATTTTGGAGCTTTAAAAACACCCGTATCATGTCCTATGTTAGCAATATTTTGTTGAATTGTACTTACATCTATTTTACGCTCATCAATAATTAAATTTAATTGATGTGTTTTCACATTCCATAAAGCATACTTTACGCCTTTAGAATTTAACGCAGCCTTCTCTATTCTACTTTTACACATCATACAAACACCATCAACATCAAAAAACACCTTTGCATTTTTTTTCTTTTTCTGTGCTGATGTTGCAATACTTATCAATAAAATTGATATTACTAATACTATTTTTTTCATCTTAATCTATTTTAAATCTTAAACCTGTATAAAAATTACGTCCAAATACAGGTGCATATATAATTGTTGTATCAAAATTTACACCAAACGGATCGTCACTTCCCAATATCGGATTTTTTTGTTTATAATTTGTTATATTTTCTGCTCCTGCGTATATCTCAAACTTTTTTGAAAACACTTTTGTTACCTGCATATTTAGCAAATTATAACTATCAGATAACTCTGGCAACCTGTATTCTATAGCGTTTGTTTGTGTATTAGGTAATCGTTGCTCTCCTATCCAATTATAAGTTACGTCAAATTTCCAATGCGCATCGTTTTCTTTTTTCTCAGTTTCAAAAGATACATTTGCAAAAAACCGATGTTTTGCTTGTAATGCCTTATCTAAATTACCTGATTTGTAGTCAGTACTTACATCGTAATGCTTGTATGAAAAACGTGTATTAAAATAAGGTATTATATTCTGATTTACTTCTAACTGAAAACTGTTTGCTACACTATTTCCATTTAAATTATAAAAAGAAATTTCTTGTGGATTCTCCCAATCTACAACAACCTGATTTTTAAAATCTGTTCTATAAAAATCAAAAGTAACATCCCCTTTTTTTCCAAACAACTTATACCCTTGTAAAAAAGAAACTCCATAATTCCATGCAACCTCAGGATTTAAGCCATAAGCTTTATCTCCTACTCCTACTCCATCAATATTTATTTGTCTTGATGAAGCCAAAAACTGTTGGTTCTCTGCAAAGATATTCGCACTTCTTCTGCCTTTTCCTATCGAAGCTCTAAACACTCCCTTTTCCCACGCCGTATAACGAACATGTAATCGAGGCGTTAAAAAAGTTCCTAACAAACTATGTTTATCTATTCTTAAACCTGCCGTGATACTTAAATCATCAGCATTATCATAAGCATATTCAAAAAAAGCACCGAAAGAATTTTCTTTTCGATCAAAATCTTGAGCAAGTCCTACTTTCACAAACTCATCATATTTATCATACGTAAAGTTAACCCCTGTCTTAAACTTATTCCTAGTATCCCCTATAATTGAATTAAAAACAAAGTTAGTATAAAAACTTTGGTGTTGAATATTATAATCACTTAAACCAAAATAAGAATCTTGTTTATGATTGCTATACGCTGCTTGAATTCCCATACTTTGAAATGGTAAATCGGGAAAAACATATCCTAATTTAGCAGAAGTATCAAAACGTTTGGTTTTAATTTCACTCCCCCAAACAGTACTAGAACCTTTATGAAAATCTGGGTTAAAATTAAACTGCCCTACTTGCTTATTATCATCTAAATATCTAAAATTAATAAAACTTACCCATCCTTTTTGTGCATCTACATATTGCCAACGGTTCATTATATTAACTTGCTTTGCTAATGGATTATCTAAAAAATTATCATTGTTTTTATCAAACTTCTGTCCTCTATAATTTCCATGAATATAAAGCCCTGTTTGCCATTTATCGCTTACCTTTTGATTAACGTGCGTATTAAATTCTAATCTTCCTCCTGCCGAAGCATAGGCATTTGCAAAAAAACGATGATTTGTATATGGCTTCACTAATTCAGCATTTATTTGCCCTGAGATACTTTCGTAACCATTTACAACACTACCCGCACCTTTAGTTATCTGAATACTTTCAACCCAAGTACCAGGAGTAAAAGATAACCCAAAAGCTTGAGATGCACCTCGTATAGATGGAATATTTTCTTGAGTAATCAATAAATAAGGGCTTGTTAAACCCAACATTTGAATTTGCTTTGTTCCTGTTAGAGCGTCTGAGAAATTAACATCTATTGATGGATTTGTTTCAAAACTTTCTGCCAAATTACAACAGGCAGCTTTTAACAACTCAGCACTATTAATAGTTATTAAATTTTGGGATTGTAAATACGATTTTTGAGTTGCACTTTTTTTCGATTCGATTGTCACCTCTTCTAAAGTGTTATTTTCTCTTAAAAAATGATGTACTGGCTTTAAACTACTTATAATAATAGTATCCGTTTTAAACCCTACAAAACTAACAACTAGTTTTTTGTATGTTGATTTGTATGGTATATTAAACCATCCTTTTTCATTTGTAGTTACTCCTACATTTGTAGTTAACCAATGAACACTTGCTCCATAAATTCCTTGGTTATTCTTAGGTCCATTTTTATCCATTATCATTCCTTTTAATTTTTCTTGTGAAAAGGAAATTGTGGATACCAGTATTAGTATACTGAGTATATATTTTTTCATTATTTTATATCACTTTAATTCTACAATTCTTATTTATTTAAAAAAGAATTATAAAATCATATGATAAAAACTTCGTGAAGTACTTGAATATCTGAAACTAAATTTGGAAGGTAATAATACTCAATTGAAACCGACTGTTTATCAAAAGCTTGAAACAATAGTTTATATGAATTATAAAAAGCAACAAAAAATTTAACTTGGTGAAAACTTATCTTATCTAAAGAGACTTTCTGTATTTCATCTTGCCCTTTAATTTGAAGAACTTCATCTTTACAACATTTTTTTTTCTTAATTATAGTTGCACAGTCGTCTTTCAGACCTTCATTACAAGTATCTGCTTCACCGACATAAGATACATCAACCAAAAAATCACCACAATAATGCTTTTCTACTGTAAAAGAAAAAGTAGAAAACAACACTAATAAAGCTAATGTTATCGTTGATATTTTTGTAAATGCTTGTTTCATTGATTGCAAAGATACAAAAAAATAGAATTTTGTTTTTTAAAACAATTGTTAAATCTATTTTTGTAAGTTCTTAATTCAAAATACGAATAAGATAAAAACCAATTAATAATGAATTTACAAGAATTAAAAAATAACATAAACATAATAACAGAGAGCAATTCTATTAAAGAAGAAAAATTACAACAAATTTGTGACTACTTAGCTTCTGAGGTTTCTTATTACGACTGGGTTGGTTTTTATTTTAAAAATGGTGACAAACAGGAATTAAAACTAGCACAATACAACGGAGAACCTACCGATCATACAATTATACCTTTCGGTAAAGGAATATGTGGTCAAGTAGCCATTAGCAATGAAAATTTCATAGTACAAGACGTACAAGAACAAGATAACTATATTTCTTGCGGTTGGAAAGTAAAAGCAGAAATAGTGATTCCTATTTTTGTTAACAACGAAAACATTGGTCAAATCGATATTGATTCTCATACCGTTAACCCTTTTACTTCAGACGACGAGCTTTTATTAAAGTATACTTGTGAAAAAGTAGCGCTTTTTATATAACTATTATCTAAACACTTGATTGTTAGGATTTTTTTTCGTATGTTTGCAAACTTACTAACCCCACATAATCCCCATATTATGAACCCTAAAAAACATCCATCTTACGCTGCGTTAGGAAATACTAATGCTCGTACAGAACCTCAACAATCTTTATTAGAAAAATTTACATCATGGTTTCGTGATTTCTTAGAAAACGCCGAATAACCATTTTTTTTGCAAAAAAAACACCACCAAGATCTTATTAGATTTGGTGGTGTTTTCATTTAGTAATAAGCCAAAAAATTTATTGCGTAGCCTTTACTGTTTTAGTAGCTTTGCAGGCTTAACAACACAACAACAATGAATAATACAAAAACTATTAAATCTGCTCTTATTTCAGTATTTCACAAAGATGGATTAGCTCCAATAGTGAAAAAACTTGACGAATTAGGTGTTACAATTTATTCTACAGGAGGAACAGAAATCTTCATTAAAGAACTAGGTATTAATGTCGTACCCGTTGAAGAAGTAACCTCTTATCCTTCTATTTTAGGTGGTCGTGTAAAAACACTACATCCTAAAGTATTTGGAGGTATATTAAACCGCCAAGATCATGATGGAGACATTACTGAGATGCAAGAATATAATATTCCTCAACTAGATTTAGTTATTGTAGATTTATATCCTTTTGAAAAAACAGTAGCTTCAGGTGCTCCTGAACAAGACATTATTGAAAAAGTAGATATAGGTGGTATTTCATTGATCCGTGCAGCTGCTAAGAACTTTAAAGATACTGTAATCGTTTCTTCAATGGAACAGTACGAAGGTTTCTTAAATTTAATTACAGAAAGCAACGGAAATACAACAATTAACGACAGAAAAAAATTGGCTGCAAAAGCTTTTAATGTTTCTTCTCATTATGACACAGCTATCTTTAACTACTTTAATGAAGATGAAATTGCTTATAAAGCAAGTGAAAATACTTCTAAAACTTTAAGATATGGTGAAAACCCACATCAAAAAGGTTATTTCTTTGGTGATTTAGATGCAATGTTTGATAAATTACATGGAAAGGAACTTAGTTATAATAACTTACTTGATATTGATGCTGCTATAAATTTAATGAATGAATTTAAAGGAGAAGCTCCAACCTTTGCTATTTTAAAACATAATAACGCTTGTGGTTTTTCCCAAAGAGAAACAATTTATACAGCTTATGTTGATGCTTTAGCTGGTGATCCTACTTCTGCTTTTGGAGGTGTGTTAATCTCAAACTCTAAAATTGATAAAGCTACTGCTGAAGAAATTCATAAATTATTTTGTGAAGTAGTAATAGCTCCTTCTTTTGATGACGAGGCTTTAGTTATCTTAAAAGGGAAAAAGAATAGAGTATTATTAATTCAAAAAGAAATAGCGCTACCACAACAAACAGTTAGAACTGCTTTAAACGGTGTCTTAATACAAGATAAAGATAACGTTACTGATAAATTGGAAGATTTATCTTATCCTACTAACAATAAACCAACGGATGGTGAGTTAGATGATTTGTTATTTGCATCTAAGTTATGTAAAAACACAAAATCTAACACTATTATTCTAGTTAAAAACAAACAATTACTAGCTGGAGGAACTGGTCAAACAAGTAGAGTTGATGCACTAACACAAGCTATTGTTAAAGCAAAAAGTTTTAATTTTGATCTAAATGGTGCTGTTATGGCAAGTGATGCTTTTTTCCCTTTTCCTGACTGTGTAGAAATTGCAAATAAAGCTGGAGTAAAAAGTGTAATTCAACCAGGTGGTTCAATTAAAGATCAATTAAGTATTGATTATTGTAACGACCATAATGTTTCGATGGTTTTTACTGGCACTAGACATTTTAAACATTAATCATAATAATGTAAAATACCCGCAGATTTTTATTAGATTTGTGAGAATACATTAAAATTAAGTAAAACAACGGACATTATATGGGATTCTTCGATTTTATGACAGAAGATATTGCTGTCGATTTAGGTACAGCAAACACACTTATAATCCACAATGGTAAAGTTGTCATAGACAATCCATCTATTGTTGCACGTAACCGATTGACTGGTAAAATTATTGCTACTGGTCATGAGGCTAACAGAATGCAGGGGAAGACTCATGAAAATATTAAAACTATTCGTCCGTTAAAAGATGGTGTTATTGCTGATTTTCAAGCATCTGAAGAGATGATTAAAGAATTTGTAAAACAAATTCCTGCAATAAAAAAGAAACTTTTCCCGCCTTCTTTACGAATGGTTATTTGTATCCCTTCTGGAATTACAGAAGTTGAAAAACGAGCTGTTATAGATTCTGGGAGACACATGAATGCTAAAGAAATCTATTTGATTTTTGAACCAATGGCAGCAGCTATCGGTGTTGGTATTGATATTATGGAACCAAAAGGTAATATGATTATTGATATAGGTGGTGGTACTACTGAAATTGCTGTAATAGCTCTTGCCGGTATTGTATGTGACCAATCAGTTAAAGTTGCTGGAGATTTATTTACTAGTGATATTATGTATTACATGCGTACGCAACACAATTTATATGTGGGTGAAACTACCGCTGAGAAAATAAAAATACAAATAGGTTCTGCTACTGAAGATTTAGACACACCTCCTGAAGATATGATGGTACAAGGTCGTGATTTATTAAGTGGAAAACCAAAACAGGTACAAGTTTCATATAGAGAAATTGCAAAAGCTTTAGATAAATCAATATTACGTATCGAAGATGCTGTTATGGAAACTTTATCTAAAACACCTCCTGAATTAGCTGCAGATATTTATAATTCTGGTATTTATTTAGCTGGTGGAGGTTCTATGCTTAGAGGTTTAGACAAACGTTTATCTAGAAAAACTGATTTACCTGTTTATGTTGCCGAAGATCCATTACGTGCTGTAGTAAGAGGAACAGGTATCGCATTAAAGAATCTTGAAAAATACAAATCTGTATTAATCAAATAAATTTGAATGATTATTTATGCAACAGCTTATTTATTTCTTTCAGAGGTATAAAAACTTCTTGTTTTTTTTATTTCTAGAATTTATTGCTGTTGCATTAATATTTAACAATCAGACCTTTCATAGAAGTAAGTTCATTAGCTCTACTAATTATATAACTGGGAGTTTGCATGAAAAGTCTTCAGCCATTTCAGAATACTTAAACTTAAGAAATAGCAATAAAGAACTTGCTGTAGAAAATACAATTCTAAAAAACAAACTAGCTCAATTGTACGTTCTTATTGACACTGTAAAAACTACTATTAACAGTTTAGATTCAATACAAGAATACACATACATCAGCGGAAAAATAATAAGTAACACATACAGTAATGCTAACAATTTCATTTCTATAAATAGAGGAATTAAAAATGGAATTACTACAGAAATGGCAGTTATTAACAGCAAAGGTCTTATTGGGATTACAGACAATGTTGGCACAAATTATTCTAGAGTTCAATCTATCTTAAATTCTAAGAGTAAAATAAATGCAGGGTTTAAAAACAATAACCATTATGGTACTTTAAAATGGAATGGTAAAGATTATAATACTGTTCAGTTAACAGATATACCTCGTCAGGCAATTTTTAAAATAGGTGACACAATTGTTACAAATGGTAAATCAGCTATTTTCCCTAAAGGTATTCCTGTAGGAACAGTTAATTATGTTTCCGAAAAACTAACAGCTTCAAATACTCTCGAAGTTAAATTATTTAACGATATGTCTAATCTAAGTCATATATATATAATTACAAGTCTTTATAGAGAGGAGATTAAAAAAGTAGAAGACAGAAATGAATAAGACAATTTACATTATATTTTTATTTATTTTCTTACTATTATTACAAGTTCTTGTTTTAAATAACATATTATTTTTAGGCTATATAAATCCTTACTTATATATTGTTTTTGTATTCCTATATCCTTTAAAGACAAATAGAATTCCGTTTTTAATCCTATCTTTCTTATTAGGCATATTTGTAGATGCCTTTTCAAATTCAGGAGGCGTGCATGCCTTTTCTATTTTATTTATAGCATACATAAGACTATTTTTTATTAAAGCTATTTTTAAAAAAAATGAATCTGATTACCTCTTATTTAGTCTAAGATTACAAACATTTGGTGAGGTTTTTAATTTCACTGTTATTTTAACACTTATCCATCACTTCATTTTATTTAGTTTAATTAACTTTAGCTTTTATAATTTTTCAAACGTGCTTATAAGTACAATTTTTTCGAGTGCATTTACGTTAGTATTATATTTTCTAGGAAGCTTTCTTTTTAGAAAAAAACTTGTATAAAAAAGGCAATTAATTAGAGTATTTTTATCCGTTAAAAAACCAATAAATGAAACGAAGTTTCTTACTAATTTTCTTAATTACTGTTGTTGGTTTAATTTACATTGGTAGGTTATTTCAACTACAAATTATTCGTGGAAAAAACCAAAACCCAACACAAAGTTCTGCTGTTAAAACAGAATATGATTACCCCGAACGTGGTCATATATATGATAGAAACAACAAATTACTTGTTGCAAATCAATTGTCATACGATGTAATGATTGTTCCTAAAGATGTTGAACCTTTAGATACTTTAGAATTTTGCTCTCTTTTAAAAATAGATAAAGAAAGTTTTAAAAAACGTTTTAAAAGCGCTGTAAGATATGCTCGGTGGCTACCCTCAAAATTTCTAAAACAATTAGCAAAAGAAGATTTTGCTTATTTACAAGAAAAGTTACCTAAATACAAAGGTTTCTATATTCAAAAACGTATTATTAGAAACTACCCTGTTAGATCAGCAGCAAACATCGTTGGTTTTATTGCTGAAGTGAATGAAAATAAAGCTAAAACAAATGATTATTATGAACAAGGAGAACTAATAGGTAAACTTGGTATTGAAAAACAATATGAAGCTGTTCTTAGAGGTGTAAAAGGTAAAAAACATTTTAAAAGAAATAATTTAAATAAAATTACAGGCTCTTATAAAAACGGAAAATACGATACACTTGCTGTAACAGGAAAAGACTTAACGCTTACGATCGATAGTGATCTTCAACAATACGGAGAATTATTAATGACAGGAAAGAGAGGGGGAATTGTAGCAATTGAACCTAAAACGGGTGAAATTCTTGCTTTAATAACCGCCCCTTCTTATGACCCTAATTTATTAGTTGGTAGAAAACGATCACCAAATTCAGTAAGGCTATTTAATGACACCATTAACATACCTACTTTCGATAGAGGATTACAAGCAATGTATCCACCAGGCTCTCCTTTTAAAATACTTAATGGGTTAATTGGCTTACAAGAAGGTGTTGTTGATGAAAAATTTGGAGTTTATTGTCATCATGGGTATAAATACGGCTTACGTAAAAATGAATTTATGGGGTGCCATTGTGGTATAACAGGTAGGCCTATTCGTTTAAAAACAGCAATTGCAAAATCATGTAATAGTTATTTTGCAACAACCTATAAAAAAATCATAGATAAAACAGGAGATCCTAAAGAAGGAATGGATAATTGGAACAAACATGTTCAAAGTTTTGGTCTTGGCAATTATTTAGGCTATGATTTACCTGCAGGTAGAAAAGGAACCATTCCTGATGCCGAGTTTTATAACAAATGGTATAAAAATAGATGGAGATCTACCTACACTATTTCCAATGCAATTGGTCAAGGTGAAATACTTACCACACCAATGCAATTAGCAAATATGACTGCTGCAATTGCAAACAAAGGTTATTTTTACACGCCACATGTAGTAAAGAAAATAGATAATAAAAAAATAGCTGACTCTATATATGCCACCCGTAGAAACACCACGATAAACCCTAAACATTTCACAATTGCTATTGAAGCAATGCATGAAGTTTTTACTAATGGTACAGCAAGATCAAGTCAAATAAAAGGTATTGAAATCTGTGGAAAAACAGGTACTTCTGAAAATAAGATTAAGATTATAAATGGAAAAAAAGTACAAGCTAGTGATCATTCCATATTCATTGCTTTCGCTCCTAAGGACGACCCAAAAATTGCCATTGCTATTTTTGTTGAAAATGGAGGATATGGTTCAACCATTGCAGCACCAATCACCAGTTTATTAATTGAAAAGTACCTAAATAAAACTATCTCAAGAAAACACATTGAAGACCGTATGATTAATTTAAGTCTTCAAAAGGAATATGAGAAACTAATTAAAAAGAAAGATACCCTTGCGCCAGGAACGAAATAACATTTTTGAAGGCATCGACTGGATGCTTATTTTACTATACGCACTACTTGTTGGTTTTGGATGGATGAATATTTATGCTTCATCATCTACAGATGATACCAGAGAAATATTTGACTTTTCTACTAAATACGGAAAACAATTTATTTTTATTTGCTGTAGTATACCTGTAATTATTCTAGTTCTCTTTTTTAATTCAAAGTTTTATGAGCAATTTTCAAGCGTTTTATACATATTCTCATTAATTTTATTAGCTGGAGTTTTAATCTTCGGAAGAAAAATTAATGGAGCAAGATCCTGGTATAATTTCGGAGGTATAGGATTACAGCCTTCCGAATTTGCTAAAGTATTCACAGCATTAGCGCTCGCAAAATTAATGAGTGATAGACAATACGACTTAAAGTTAATTAAAAACCAAGTAAAGACGTTTGTTGTTATATTTTTACCTGCTTTTTTTATTGCTTTACAACCCGATATGGGATCTGTTTTAATATATTTTGCATTCTTTTTTGTCTTAAATAGAGAAGGATTAAATTTAGCTTACCTTATATTTGGTGCACTATCAATAATTTTATTCATATTTACCATTTATTTTGGTGCAAATTCGATTCTTTTAATCTGTTTATTAATAATAACATTAGCTATAATTTATGGCGTTTATAAGAATAAGCATTTTATTCGTTTCAATGCTCTAAAAATTGTTTGTTTATACCTATTTACAAGCATCTATATTTTTGGTATTGGATATACCTATGATAATATACTAGGTCCTCATCAAAAAGATAGATTTGACATTCTTTTAGGTAAAACAAAAGATTTAAAAAACAAAGGATACAATACTTATCAATCTGAACTAACAATTAGCTCTGGAGGTTTCTTTGGAAAAGGTTTTTTGCAGGGTGATAGAACTCAAGGGAAATTTGTTCCTGAGCAAGAGACTGATTATATTTATAGTACAGTAGGTGAAGAATGGGGCTTTCTAGGAAGCTCACTCGTTATTATCCTCTTCATGTTATTACTATACAGAATAATTTATTTATCCGAAATTCAAACCAATAAGTTTGGTAGAATATATGGTTATGGAATTGCTTCAATTATATTTTTTCATCTTATTGTAAACATAGGAATGGTTATCGGCTTATTACCTACCATTGGAATTCCTCTGCCTTTCTTTAGCTATGGAGGGTCATCTCTCTGGGGCTTTACACTACTTCTTTTTATTTTCATAAGATTAGATGCTCATAAGAAATACGATTGGTAATCTATTTACATCCTAATTAGCTCTTTTAACAACCTATTACTACCTAAGACAAACTTTAACACGAGTAAACTTATTAACGCTTATATAAACGAAATAGAGATCTGTGTTTCTCTTCTTGATTTATTCAAATGAAAACAACTAAATATTTGTTTTTTGGTTTTAAGTATTAAGTATTTACTTATTCTAAAGGTAAAGAGTTTTATGTTTTAGAACTTACACAGCACTCTAAAATTTTTATTACTTGTGCTCTATAAGAGTACAAGTAATAAAAATAAACGCATAAAAAAACGCTTCAATAAAAATTGAAACGTTTTTTATGTATTTAAAATACTTTTTTTTTATAAAGCAGCTACGTGTTTAGCTAATTTAGATTTTAAGTTAGCCGCCTTATTCTTATGAATAATATTGTTTTTAGCTAATTTATCTAACATAGATACAACTTTAGAAAACATTCCTTCTGCTTCCTTTTTGTCTTCCGTTGCTTTTAAGTTTCTAACAGCATTACGTGTAGTTTTGTGCTGATATTTATTTCTTAAACGCTTTACGTCGTTACTTCTAATTCTTTTAATCGCTGACTTGTGATTTGCCATTATACTAATTCTTAATTGTTTATAAAAAACTTTGTAGTCCGTACGGGAATCGAACCCGTGTTACATGGATGAAAACCATGCGTCCTAACCCCTAGACGAACGGACCAAAACAATCGTTCTGATTGCGGCTGCAAATATATAAAAAAAATCTATATCTGCAATGTAATTTTAATATTTTTAATCTTCTTTTGATAAAACTTTTAACTCTTATCTAAGTTAATTAAACTTGTAGTCCGTACGGGAATCGAACCCGTGTTACATGGATGAAAACCATGCGTCCTAACCCCTAGACGAACGGACCAGAGCAATCATATTTCCTGATTGCGGGTGCAAATATAGAAACACTTTTTCACTTGCACAATGCTTTTTTAAAGTTTTTTATTTTTTATTAATTTAAAATCAACAAACACATAAAAACCAACTAATTATAAAATAATTTATTTTTCATTAAATATTTATTTAGAAATAAAAATATGGTCAAACAACAATAACACACTATTAAAATATTAACTTCTTAAAAAACTACATGAAAATTACGAACCTCTCTTTATAACTTTATCTTTTGAAGTGAGGCATAAAAGATGTTAGCTTAGCTATTAATAACAACCGTATAAAACTATCCTATAATTAATAAAATAAAAAAACCTGCAAAGTACATTGCCCCCAAAAAGTTAGACACTATTTGGGGGTATTTTTATGGGCAGAAAAGTCAAGTATGATTATGCATTTAAACTTGAATGTGTAAAATTAGTTTTAGAATCACACTATTCAGCAGAAGCTGTTTCTAAACAAAAAGGTCTAAATGAATCTAACATTCGTAAATGGGTTGGTTTTTACAAAATCCAAAGAGAAAAAGGATTATTACCTAGGAATAACAGGAGCTATTCAGCTACTTTCAAGTTAGAAGTTTTACAGTTAATCGATAAATAATTTTTATCGTTAAGAGATGCTTGTTTTAGATTCAATATTCCAGACCCTGGTGTGATTGTTAAATGGAAAAGAAGTTTTGCTAACTTTGGTTTTGAAGGGTTACAACCTAAAGCTAAAAAAGGCAGACCTAAATCTATGGCTAATTTTAAACGAAAAAACACAAATCAACTAAACCTTTAACAAGGGAAGAAGAGTTGTTGCAAGAGATAGAATCTTTAAGATGTGAGAACGATTTACTAAAAAAGTTTCATGCCTTAATTCAAGCAGAAAAAAAAGCAAGAAAGTAAAAATTATTATGGAATTAAGGCATAAGTATGATTTAGAATTACTTGTAACACACACACAAATATAGCTAGAAGTAGTTTTTATTATCATCAGAAACAAAACAAGTCAACTGATAAGTACAAAGTAATAAAAGAGTTAATAACAACTATTTATCACAAACACAAAGGGCGTTATGGATATAGACGCATTACTGATCAGTTGAACAATAATGGGATTATTATTAATCATAAAACTGTTTTAAGGTTGATGAAATCATTAGGGTTAAAAAGCCTTATAAGAGTAAAAAAATATAAATCCTATAAAGGCAAATTTGGAAGAATAGCACCTAATATATTAGAACGGAAATTTAAAGCATATACTCCTAATAAAAAATGGGCAACAGATATAACCGAATTTAATGTGTTAGGTAAGAAACTCTATTTATCACCTATAATTGATTTATTTAATCAAGAAATAATAAGCTATGAACTAACTGAAAGACCAGTGTTTATGCAAGTAGTTATGATGTTGAAAAAAGCTTTTAAAAAAATACCAGATAATACGAACTTAATATTACACACTGATCAAGGTTGGCAATATCAAATGAAACAATATCAATATTTATTAAAAGAAAAAGAAATTAAACAAAGTATGTCAAGAAAAGGA
This genomic stretch from Tenacibaculum sp. Bg11-29 harbors:
- a CDS encoding TonB-dependent receptor domain-containing protein, producing MKKYILSILILVSTISFSQEKLKGMIMDKNGPKNNQGIYGASVHWLTTNVGVTTNEKGWFNIPYKSTYKKLVVSFVGFKTDTIIISSLKPVHHFLRENNTLEEVTIESKKSATQKSYLQSQNLITINSAELLKAACCNLAESFETNPSIDVNFSDALTGTKQIQMLGLTSPYLLITQENIPSIRGASQAFGLSFTPGTWVESIQITKGAGSVVNGYESISGQINAELVKPYTNHRFFANAYASAGGRLEFNTHVNQKVSDKWQTGLYIHGNYRGQKFDKNNDNFLDNPLAKQVNIMNRWQYVDAQKGWVSFINFRYLDDNKQVGQFNFNPDFHKGSSTVWGSEIKTKRFDTSAKLGYVFPDLPFQSMGIQAAYSNHKQDSYFGLSDYNIQHQSFYTNFVFNSIIGDTRNKFKTGVNFTYDKYDEFVKVGLAQDFDRKENSFGAFFEYAYDNADDLSITAGLRIDKHSLLGTFLTPRLHVRYTAWEKGVFRASIGKGRRSANIFAENQQFLASSRQINIDGVGVGDKAYGLNPEVAWNYGVSFLQGYKLFGKKGDVTFDFYRTDFKNQVVVDWENPQEISFYNLNGNSVANSFQLEVNQNIIPYFNTRFSYKHYDVSTDYKSGNLDKALQAKHRFFANVSFETEKKENDAHWKFDVTYNWIGEQRLPNTQTNAIEYRLPELSDSYNLLNMQVTKVFSKKFEIYAGAENITNYKQKNPILGSDDPFGVNFDTTIIYAPVFGRNFYTGLRFKID
- a CDS encoding rod shape-determining protein; the encoded protein is MGFFDFMTEDIAVDLGTANTLIIHNGKVVIDNPSIVARNRLTGKIIATGHEANRMQGKTHENIKTIRPLKDGVIADFQASEEMIKEFVKQIPAIKKKLFPPSLRMVICIPSGITEVEKRAVIDSGRHMNAKEIYLIFEPMAAAIGVGIDIMEPKGNMIIDIGGGTTEIAVIALAGIVCDQSVKVAGDLFTSDIMYYMRTQHNLYVGETTAEKIKIQIGSATEDLDTPPEDMMVQGRDLLSGKPKQVQVSYREIAKALDKSILRIEDAVMETLSKTPPELAADIYNSGIYLAGGGSMLRGLDKRLSRKTDLPVYVAEDPLRAVVRGTGIALKNLEKYKSVLIK
- a CDS encoding heavy-metal-associated domain-containing protein, with translation MKKIVLVISILLISIATSAQKKKKNAKVFFDVDGVCMMCKSRIEKAALNSKGVKYALWNVKTHQLNLIIDERKIDVSTIQQNIANIGHDTGVFKAPKLAYDNLHGCCKYRDEEVQDDHKKEKK
- a CDS encoding GAF domain-containing protein gives rise to the protein MNLQELKNNINIITESNSIKEEKLQQICDYLASEVSYYDWVGFYFKNGDKQELKLAQYNGEPTDHTIIPFGKGICGQVAISNENFIVQDVQEQDNYISCGWKVKAEIVIPIFVNNENIGQIDIDSHTVNPFTSDDELLLKYTCEKVALFI
- the purH gene encoding bifunctional phosphoribosylaminoimidazolecarboxamide formyltransferase/IMP cyclohydrolase, with amino-acid sequence MNNTKTIKSALISVFHKDGLAPIVKKLDELGVTIYSTGGTEIFIKELGINVVPVEEVTSYPSILGGRVKTLHPKVFGGILNRQDHDGDITEMQEYNIPQLDLVIVDLYPFEKTVASGAPEQDIIEKVDIGGISLIRAAAKNFKDTVIVSSMEQYEGFLNLITESNGNTTINDRKKLAAKAFNVSSHYDTAIFNYFNEDEIAYKASENTSKTLRYGENPHQKGYFFGDLDAMFDKLHGKELSYNNLLDIDAAINLMNEFKGEAPTFAILKHNNACGFSQRETIYTAYVDALAGDPTSAFGGVLISNSKIDKATAEEIHKLFCEVVIAPSFDDEALVILKGKKNRVLLIQKEIALPQQTVRTALNGVLIQDKDNVTDKLEDLSYPTNNKPTDGELDDLLFASKLCKNTKSNTIILVKNKQLLAGGTGQTSRVDALTQAIVKAKSFNFDLNGAVMASDAFFPFPDCVEIANKAGVKSVIQPGGSIKDQLSIDYCNDHNVSMVFTGTRHFKH